In Oryzomonas sagensis, a genomic segment contains:
- a CDS encoding GTP-binding protein, whose protein sequence is YIVVFLNKADMVDDAELLELVELEIRELLSSYDFPGDDIPIIKGSALQALNGEKGELAEPAIIALMDAVDAYIPNPERAIDKPFLM, encoded by the coding sequence CCTACATCGTCGTCTTCCTGAACAAGGCGGACATGGTGGACGACGCCGAGCTGCTGGAACTGGTTGAGCTCGAGATTCGCGAGCTTCTGTCCAGCTACGACTTCCCGGGCGACGATATTCCCATCATCAAGGGTTCGGCCCTCCAGGCGCTGAACGGCGAGAAGGGCGAACTGGCCGAGCCGGCCATCATTGCCCTGATGGATGCGGTCGATGCCTACATCCCCAATCCTGAGCGCGCCATCGACAAGCCGTTTTTGATGC